Proteins from a genomic interval of Poecile atricapillus isolate bPoeAtr1 chromosome 1, bPoeAtr1.hap1, whole genome shotgun sequence:
- the FANCB gene encoding Fanconi anemia group B protein: MLLSEQDQFLSYNGEVLVFQLSKTKHAEEADDKTMNLCVRRMAFNRDTKLFVQKSSGVFSMGASHSKIEIICCSCTTDSRTGIILPCILMKKKKRNNVKYFLLLLHSSNQFEPSFYFKLDYELKEDIRLFAGPSLLWRHANKLFYISSNTRVVQSAPVQLSSVVWTGEIVGEGTVVLGIRAACLPETEDPDGFSVSDRAIWGSEFFGYAVQTQKMLPGTCFMPHAYSRVVSSVCVCKSESLKKQLRISLVAITHKNQLIWFQNGALKGVCELPYEKPRSVKPALTSSNDLLFVVAFASGNSCVVQRRDSLQVASKWQKVKCVLVDDFIGSGSEQLLLLFKDDSNTDVLSTFKITDLGEVNYASGINYKQDVPAAEGLQENGLLTVRALETRLQAGWTSVRELQQHLGLQKRVILESCRALIDLVEERTHILPNSKEEGLVSLWDDVENPPDSRSKETSLASEVPEHFTEELWLRVVGDSLVVGVKLTESFYLSLSDVSLSLVMDQDFSSISPIIKCQSKIIKLNKAFSALTVSSSQIGPPPKKMKLDLRSNNDLKKEFPKRSSRIQLDEAKTVTAVTSLSPLLAFHRVCCVVLLHARKQNHQNDSLQQSKKITVLCGKILLTLEDISNGRYSVKMPRDNSYCTASMEDILAILAVSVRFSFQIESCDYTLTPVSSWLLGEMECTPFKGCQDNIFCHKAGNIHGTIFNWALKNPFEGVLTIFCRNLTVLFQCLHSLTRVLPPSCGVKLLRSGSKGALTEQLALALEKEMLTLKNSLSLKKAENSLTWGNESGKKINNAPLASLLDTEEGVQEFRKKLQNEREECVQSMNQTMNGALYQKIALKIAEAQLSSDMIVWSLAKS, from the exons ATGCTTCTGAGTGAGCAAGATCAATTCTTGTCCTACAATGGTGAAGTTCTTGTATTTCAGTTGTCAAAAACAAAGCATGCAGAGGAAGCAGATGATAAAACAATGAATTTATGTGTCAGAAGGATGGCATTCAACAGAGACACTAAACTGTTTGTTCAGAAGTCTTCTGGAGTATTCAGCATGGGAGCCAGTCACtcaaaaattgaaattatttgttGTAGCTGCACAACAGATTCCAGAACTGGGATTATTCTTCCCTGCATTttgatgaagaagaaaaaacgGAACAATGTCAAATACTTTTTATTGTTGCTTCACAGTTCAAATCAATTTGAGCcatccttttattttaaattggaTTATGAGCTGAAAGAAGACATCAGGTTGTTTGCTGGCCCATCATTGTTGTGGAGACATGCCAACAAGCTGTTCTACATCTCTTCCAACACCCGTGTGGTTCAAAGTGCTCCTGTTCAGCTTTCTTCTGTGGTGTGGACAGGTGAAATTGTGGGTGAAGGCACTGTTGTCTTAGGGATAAGAGCTGCTTGCCTGCCAGAGACTGAAGATCCAGATGGGTTTTCTGTTTCAGACAGAGCCATCTGGGGTAGTGAGTTCTTTGGATACGCAGTTCAAACACAGAAGATGCTGCCTGGCACGTGCTTCATGCCTCATGCTTACAGCAGAGTGGTATCTTCTGTCTGTGTCTGCAAGAGTGAGAGTTTGAAGAAACAGCTCCGGATCTCGCTTGTTGCCATAACCCATAAGAACCAGCTTATTTGGTTCCAAAATGGTGCCCTTAAAGGTGTTTGTGAACTTCCTTATGAAAAGCCACGTTCAGTAAAACCAGCTCTAACCAGTAGCAATGATTTGCTATTTGTTGTGGCTTTTGCCTCTGGAAATAGCTGTGTTGTACAGAGGAGAGACAGCTTACAG GTGGCTTCCAAATGGCAAAAAGTGAAGTGTGTTCTGGTGGATGATTTTATTGGCTCTGGAAGTGAGCAGCTGTTACTGCTTTTTAAGGATGACTCCAATACAGACGTGTTAAGTACATTCAAAATAACAGATCTTGGGGAGGTCAACTATGCA agtggTATCAATTATAAACAAGATGTTCCTGCTGCAGAAGGATTGCAAGAGAATGGTTTGCTTACTGTCAGAGCCCTTGAAACAAGATTACAG GCTGGTTGGACTTCTGTTCGAGAGCTACAGCAGCATTTAGGACTCCAAAAGAGAGTTATTCTTGAGTCTTGCAGAGCATTAATAGATCTTGTTGAAGAAAGAACCCATATTCTACCAAACTCAAAAGAG GAAGGCCTTGTCTCTCTCTGGGATGATGTAGAAAATCCTCCTGATTCTCGAAGTAAAGAGACATCATTGGCGTCTGAAGTCCCAGAGCACTTCACAGAGGAATTGTGGCTGCGTGTTGTGGGTGACAGCCTGGTAGTTGGAGTAAAACTAACTGAATCATTTTATTT GTCACTGAGTGATGTCAGTTTATCTTTAGTGATGGATCAAGACTTCTCTTCGATTTCTCCAATTATCAAGTGCCAAAGTAAAATCATTAAGCTGAACAAAGCCTTCTCAGCATTGACAGTCTCCTCAAGTCAAATTGGACCTCCTCCAAAAAAGATGAAATTGGACTTGCGTAGCAACAACGATCTGAAAAAAGAGTTTCCTAAGAGATCTTCAAGGATTCAGCTGGATGAAGCAAAGACAGTCACTGCTGTTACCAGCCTTTCACCACTATTGGCATTTCATCGTGTGTGCTGCGTTGTTCTTCTGCATGCCAGGAAGCAGAACCATCAGAATGATAGTTTACAGCAGAGCAAAAAGATTACTGTACTCTGTGGGAAAATTTTGTTAACTCTAGAAGATATTTCAAATGGCAGATATTCAGTAAAGATGCCAAGGGATAATAGTTACTGTACAG CTTCCATGGAAGATATACTTGCTATCCTTGCAGTGTCTGtcagattttcctttcagattgAGTCTTGTGACTACACTTTGACTCCAGTTAGTTCGTGGTTACTGGGAGAAATGGAGTGCACACCGTTTAAGGGATGCCAGGACAACATATTCTGTCATAAAGCAGGAAACATCCATGGTACAATTTTTAATTGGGCCCTGAAAAATCCATTTGAAGGAGTTCTAACAATATTTTGCAG aaatCTGACTgtcttgttccagtgccttcaTAGCCTTACTCGAGTTCTCCCTCCAAGCTGTGGTGTAAAACTCCTGAGATCTGGAAGCAAAGGAGCACTTACTGAGCAGTTAGCACTGGctctggaaaaggaaatgctCACCTTGAAGAATTCTCTTTCCTTAAAAAAGGCTGAAAACAGCTTGACATGGGGGAATGAGTCTGGCAAGAAAATCAATAATGCTCCTCTGGCTTCTTTACTGGACACTGAGGAGGGAGTCCAGGAATTCAGAAAGAAGCTTCAGAATGAGCGGGAGGAGTGTGTGCAAAGTATGAACCAAACAATGAATGGTGCCCTCTACCAgaaaattgctttgaaaatagCAGAAGCTCAGCTCAGTTCAGATATGATTGTGTGGAGTCTGGCCAAGTCTTAG